The following proteins are co-located in the Flavobacterium sp. CECT 9288 genome:
- a CDS encoding NAD-dependent epimerase/dehydratase family protein: MKIAITGATGFVGKNLQDYLKTSHEIETMSVRYLSNQQFEIKGDVIIHLAGKAHDLKKVAYPQDYYEANYELTKQLFNAFLISEATVFIFMSTVKAVADEVKGILSEDKIPNPQTHYGIAKHQAEEYILEQKLPQDKRVFIIRPCMIHGPGNKGNLNLLYNIVKKGIPYPLASFQNQRSFLGIDNLNFMIDAILSDKNILSGVYNFADDDAVSTNRLVEIIAEVSGKKAHLLKIPKVLITTGAKIGDKIKLPLNSETVKKLTENYRVSNDKIKKAIGIENLPISASEGLKKTIKSFMK, encoded by the coding sequence ATGAAAATAGCAATAACAGGAGCCACTGGCTTTGTTGGTAAGAATCTTCAAGATTATTTGAAGACTTCACACGAAATCGAAACTATGAGCGTTCGTTACTTATCAAATCAGCAGTTTGAAATAAAGGGAGATGTGATTATTCATCTTGCCGGCAAAGCTCATGATTTAAAAAAAGTAGCCTATCCTCAAGATTATTACGAAGCTAATTATGAGTTAACCAAGCAACTGTTTAATGCTTTTTTAATTTCGGAGGCTACTGTGTTTATTTTCATGAGCACGGTAAAGGCTGTGGCCGATGAGGTTAAAGGAATACTTAGCGAGGACAAAATACCAAATCCCCAAACCCATTATGGCATTGCTAAACATCAAGCGGAGGAATATATTTTAGAGCAGAAATTACCACAAGATAAGAGAGTTTTTATCATTCGTCCCTGCATGATCCATGGTCCTGGAAATAAAGGAAATTTAAATTTATTATATAATATTGTAAAAAAAGGTATTCCATATCCCTTAGCTTCCTTTCAAAACCAACGCTCTTTTTTAGGCATAGACAATCTTAATTTTATGATAGATGCTATTTTGTCAGATAAAAATATACTTTCTGGAGTATATAATTTCGCTGATGATGACGCAGTTTCAACCAATAGATTAGTAGAGATCATTGCAGAAGTATCGGGTAAAAAGGCTCATTTGCTTAAAATCCCAAAAGTACTTATCACTACAGGAGCAAAGATTGGAGATAAGATTAAATTGCCCTTGAACTCTGAAACGGTCAAGAAGCTTACTGAAAATTATAGGGTTTCAAATGATAAAATTAAAAAGGCTATTGGTATTGAAAATTTACCAATAAGTGCTTCTGAGGGATTAAAAAAAACGATTAAAAGCTTTATGAAATAA
- a CDS encoding glycosyltransferase family 4 protein, producing MEYLILISVLFALMLLYFKIADRYNIVDKPNHRSAHTEITLRGGGVVFWFAAVLYFLQHFEGHYLFFVGITSVSLVSFWDDIRSLPNKIRLITQFLAISLVLYSLGFFDIVPVWGIVLTYILAIGIINAYNFMDGINGITGLYTLAVLSSLLYVNEYVAGFTSFDFIVYPMVASAVFLFFNFRKKAKCFAGDVGSISIAFWIIYLLLQLILKTESLVWLLFLGVYGVETITTIAHRIHLKENIFEAHRWHLYQVLSNGYKIQHRIVAMIYAGLQGLVSVVVIYGYSHIEDFILFALVLLPLLVLYSVKFYLLKKIKY from the coding sequence ATGGAATACTTAATTTTAATAAGTGTATTATTTGCTCTTATGTTGCTTTATTTTAAAATAGCAGACCGCTATAATATTGTAGACAAACCCAATCATAGAAGTGCCCATACCGAAATTACACTTCGCGGCGGTGGAGTTGTTTTTTGGTTTGCAGCTGTTCTGTATTTTCTTCAACATTTCGAGGGACATTATTTATTTTTTGTTGGAATCACTTCAGTAAGTTTAGTCAGTTTTTGGGATGATATTCGAAGTCTTCCGAATAAAATTAGATTAATTACACAATTTTTAGCAATCAGTCTTGTACTGTATAGTTTAGGTTTCTTTGATATAGTTCCGGTTTGGGGTATTGTGTTAACCTATATATTGGCTATTGGCATAATTAATGCCTATAATTTTATGGATGGCATTAATGGTATCACAGGTTTATACACTTTAGCTGTATTAAGTTCTTTGTTATATGTAAACGAATACGTAGCTGGTTTTACTTCTTTTGATTTTATTGTGTACCCTATGGTAGCAAGTGCAGTTTTCTTATTTTTCAATTTTAGAAAAAAAGCAAAATGTTTTGCAGGTGATGTAGGAAGTATTTCTATCGCTTTTTGGATTATTTATTTACTATTGCAATTGATTTTAAAAACGGAATCGTTAGTATGGCTTTTATTTTTAGGAGTTTATGGTGTTGAAACAATTACTACGATTGCCCATAGAATTCATTTGAAAGAGAATATTTTTGAGGCACATCGTTGGCATTTGTACCAAGTTTTGAGTAACGGCTATAAAATACAACATCGTATTGTTGCTATGATTTATGCTGGTCTTCAAGGTTTAGTATCTGTTGTAGTTATTTATGGTTATTCACATATTGAAGATTTTATCCTATTTGCATTGGTTCTTTTGCCTTTGCTAGTACTATATTCTGTAAAATTTTATCTCTTAAAAAAAATTAAGTACTAA
- a CDS encoding DegT/DnrJ/EryC1/StrS aminotransferase family protein: MGTNPRIYLSLGQCSGSELQFVQDAINNNWVTSGGPDVNAFEIALQHFFKLPIFVTGLSSGTAAIHLGLILLGVQTGDVVLCQSMTFSASANPILYQGATPVFIDSEIQTWNLCPIALEQAIVSEMGKGKKPKAIIAVHLYGVPYQIEAVRAVADAYQIPILEDSAEALGSAYKGQKCGTFGDIGVLSFNGNKIITTSGGGAIVTPTAALKQKAVFYATQSRDDAPHYQHSAIGYNYRMSNICAGIGRGQMEVLEAHVAKRRAMHDFYADFFQNYKGISVFTVPNEDYFANYWLSAIVVDPLLANGLTRETLRLALEAENIESRPLWKPMHLQPIFEKYPYYGGSVSETLFDTGLCMPSGSNLSDADRERITKVLTAILEPFYN, from the coding sequence TTGGGGACTAATCCACGCATTTATTTGTCATTAGGTCAGTGCAGTGGTTCAGAACTTCAATTTGTGCAAGATGCTATAAATAATAATTGGGTAACTTCTGGAGGACCAGATGTTAATGCCTTTGAAATTGCGTTGCAACACTTTTTTAAGCTACCTATTTTTGTAACAGGATTAAGTTCGGGTACGGCGGCAATTCATTTAGGTTTGATTTTATTAGGAGTTCAAACAGGGGATGTGGTGTTGTGTCAAAGCATGACCTTTTCAGCATCTGCAAATCCTATTTTGTATCAAGGTGCTACACCTGTTTTTATAGATAGTGAAATACAAACCTGGAATCTTTGCCCGATTGCTCTTGAGCAAGCCATCGTTAGTGAAATGGGCAAAGGCAAAAAACCAAAAGCCATTATTGCCGTGCACTTGTATGGGGTTCCGTATCAAATTGAAGCGGTGCGTGCGGTTGCCGATGCCTACCAAATCCCAATTTTAGAGGACAGTGCGGAAGCACTAGGGAGCGCCTACAAAGGACAAAAATGCGGTACTTTTGGAGATATTGGGGTATTGTCTTTTAACGGTAATAAAATCATAACTACTTCTGGCGGCGGTGCTATTGTGACTCCTACCGCAGCCCTAAAGCAAAAAGCCGTTTTCTATGCGACTCAATCTAGAGATGATGCACCACATTACCAGCACAGTGCCATTGGGTACAACTACCGCATGAGTAATATTTGTGCCGGAATTGGAAGAGGGCAAATGGAAGTGCTGGAGGCACACGTGGCCAAACGCAGAGCGATGCATGATTTTTATGCTGATTTCTTTCAGAATTATAAAGGGATTTCGGTTTTTACTGTACCTAATGAAGATTATTTTGCGAATTATTGGTTGAGTGCTATTGTTGTAGATCCTCTTTTAGCAAATGGGTTAACACGTGAGACCTTGCGATTGGCATTAGAAGCTGAAAATATAGAATCAAGACCATTATGGAAACCGATGCATTTGCAACCTATTTTTGAAAAGTATCCGTATTATGGAGGTTCTGTTTCTGAAACCTTGTTTGATACGGGATTGTGTATGCCGTCAGGATCTAATTTATCTGATGCGGATAGAGAACGGATTACAAAGGTATTGACTGCGATTTTAGAACCTTTTTATAATTAA
- a CDS encoding nucleoside-diphosphate sugar epimerase/dehydratase: MSRPLTKKIAALFSEYYSNLNLRLNIHNLGYLPRWIIVSIDLVVLILSFFFTYLIFKGTGLDYVITSHSGWYFSSLVLCNIFFFWLFRTYSGIIRHSSNIDAVKLLFSQLSVLIIFLIVNFLFEFAQGEKVFLNTALFINIVLSFCGLFLYRVIVKQTFELYFSENKNTNLIRTVIYGTDANAISVANALKFETPTRFKIVGFIDKNNQNASKRMLDLPILVQKKKLPAMMRSVGATSVILADKALTREEQIVIVDQCLEYNLKVFTVPLISDWENQREISQKVKTIQIEDLLERKPIVLDNKSISKQLKDKVVLISGAAGSIGSEIVRQVLTFNPKKVIILDQAETPLHHLQLETDAISTDVKIRTVIADIRNREAMDVVFKTYKPHVVFHAAAYKHVPLMEDNPCQAIFTNIKGTKNLADLACAYNVKKFVMVSTDKAVNPSNVMGASKRIAEKYVQSLHLKNQQEKGEQATKFITTRFGNVLGSNGSVVPLFTKQIAEGGPVTITHKDIIRYFMTIPEACQLVLEAGAMGKGGEIYIFDMGKPVKIIDLARKMIKLAGFIPERDIKIQVVGLRPGEKLYEELLNDTSKSLPTYHSKIMIAQELQEEYETLHQDVSDLIQIAERYTNDAMVAQMKKIVPEFKSMNSTFETLDTVEVHP, encoded by the coding sequence TTGAGTCGTCCATTAACTAAAAAAATTGCCGCATTGTTTAGTGAATATTATTCCAATTTGAATTTGCGTTTGAATATTCACAACTTGGGATATTTACCACGATGGATTATTGTTTCCATTGATTTGGTAGTTCTTATTTTATCGTTCTTTTTTACCTACCTTATTTTTAAAGGTACCGGTTTGGATTATGTGATAACCAGTCATTCCGGATGGTATTTCTCTTCACTAGTGCTGTGCAATATCTTTTTCTTTTGGCTTTTCCGAACGTATTCAGGTATCATTCGACATTCCTCAAATATTGATGCAGTAAAATTATTGTTTTCACAACTATCCGTTTTAATCATCTTTTTGATTGTTAATTTTTTGTTTGAATTTGCTCAAGGTGAAAAAGTTTTTTTGAATACGGCCTTATTCATTAATATAGTACTGTCTTTTTGTGGGTTGTTTTTATACCGTGTGATTGTAAAACAAACTTTTGAACTCTATTTTTCTGAAAATAAAAACACCAACTTGATTCGAACCGTTATTTATGGTACAGATGCCAATGCGATATCGGTAGCGAATGCGTTAAAATTTGAAACGCCAACGCGTTTTAAAATTGTAGGTTTCATAGACAAAAACAATCAAAATGCTTCTAAAAGGATGTTGGATTTGCCTATTTTGGTTCAGAAAAAGAAATTACCTGCTATGATGCGTTCTGTGGGAGCAACCAGTGTGATTTTGGCTGACAAAGCATTGACGAGAGAGGAGCAAATTGTGATCGTAGATCAATGTTTGGAGTACAATTTAAAAGTCTTTACCGTGCCTTTGATTTCGGATTGGGAGAACCAACGCGAGATTTCTCAAAAGGTTAAAACCATTCAAATTGAAGATTTGCTGGAGCGGAAACCAATTGTTTTGGACAACAAATCCATTTCCAAACAATTGAAAGACAAAGTGGTTTTGATTAGTGGTGCAGCGGGCTCTATTGGTAGTGAAATTGTGAGACAAGTATTGACTTTTAATCCTAAAAAAGTAATTATACTAGACCAAGCTGAAACCCCTTTACACCATTTGCAATTGGAAACGGACGCAATTAGTACCGACGTTAAAATTAGAACTGTAATTGCAGATATTAGAAACCGGGAAGCGATGGATGTGGTTTTTAAAACCTACAAACCGCATGTTGTTTTTCACGCAGCTGCCTACAAGCACGTTCCGTTGATGGAGGATAATCCGTGTCAAGCTATTTTTACGAATATCAAAGGAACTAAAAATTTAGCGGATTTAGCTTGCGCCTATAACGTCAAAAAATTTGTAATGGTCTCTACTGATAAAGCGGTAAACCCAAGTAATGTAATGGGGGCCAGCAAACGCATTGCAGAGAAGTACGTACAGTCCTTACATTTGAAAAACCAACAAGAAAAAGGGGAGCAAGCCACCAAATTTATTACCACTCGTTTTGGAAATGTATTGGGTTCCAATGGCTCTGTAGTGCCGCTTTTTACAAAACAAATTGCTGAAGGTGGGCCTGTTACCATTACTCACAAGGATATTATTCGGTATTTCATGACGATTCCAGAGGCATGCCAACTAGTTTTAGAAGCTGGAGCTATGGGCAAGGGTGGCGAAATTTATATATTTGATATGGGCAAGCCTGTGAAAATTATAGATTTGGCTCGAAAAATGATCAAGTTAGCTGGTTTTATACCAGAACGAGATATTAAAATACAGGTTGTGGGGTTGAGGCCAGGTGAAAAACTTTACGAAGAATTGTTAAATGACACCTCCAAGTCCTTACCAACCTACCATTCTAAAATTATGATTGCCCAAGAATTGCAAGAAGAATACGAGACCTTACATCAAGATGTGAGTGATTTGATTCAAATTGCAGAAAGGTATACCAATGATGCCATGGTGGCGCAGATGAAAAAAATTGTACCTGAGTTTAAAAGTATGAACTCTACTTTTGAAACGCTAGATACGGTAGAAGTACATCCTTAA
- a CDS encoding polysaccharide biosynthesis/export family protein, translating to MKYYYVLQRAIPFLIIGLLFSCAQRKDVVYYQDIDAMTPQSNSSSYEIKIQQDDLLSIIVSAEDPEIAAPFNLSSVITQQSNNLNNVGGQMTMQLYLVDTQGNIEFPFLGKLKVSGLTRTEVMQMLHEKISTYIKNPIINLRIANFKVSIQGEVINPGSFPVNSERITLIEALALAGDLTIYGKRNNILIIRETNGVKSFNRVDITNAAFLNSPFYYLAQNDVVYVEPNKSRINAAAVGPNTGVIISISSLLITLITLIVSSSN from the coding sequence ATGAAATATTATTATGTACTCCAACGGGCCATACCTTTCCTGATTATAGGCTTGTTGTTTTCTTGTGCCCAAAGAAAAGACGTGGTCTACTACCAAGATATTGATGCCATGACCCCCCAATCCAACAGCAGCTCTTATGAGATCAAGATCCAACAAGATGATTTGTTGTCTATTATTGTGTCAGCAGAAGATCCTGAAATTGCTGCACCCTTTAACTTGAGTTCGGTTATTACACAACAAAGTAATAATTTGAACAATGTTGGTGGTCAAATGACTATGCAATTGTATTTAGTAGATACTCAAGGCAATATTGAATTTCCCTTTTTAGGAAAGTTAAAAGTGAGTGGACTTACCCGTACTGAGGTCATGCAAATGCTACATGAGAAAATTTCAACTTATATTAAAAATCCTATTATCAACTTACGTATTGCTAATTTTAAAGTATCCATACAAGGTGAAGTAATTAATCCTGGCTCTTTTCCTGTAAACTCCGAGCGTATCACGCTGATCGAGGCACTTGCTTTGGCTGGAGATTTAACCATATATGGAAAGAGAAACAACATCCTGATTATTAGAGAAACGAATGGAGTGAAATCATTCAATCGGGTGGATATTACCAATGCTGCCTTTTTGAATTCTCCTTTTTATTACTTAGCACAAAATGATGTGGTCTATGTAGAGCCTAATAAAAGCCGCATCAATGCAGCTGCAGTAGGGCCTAATACAGGAGTAATCATCTCTATTTCTTCTTTACTAATTACTTTAATAACGCTTATCGTTTCAAGTTCAAATTAA
- a CDS encoding tyrosine-protein kinase produces the protein MENSIQTDNTEQDFNIRAIVDQYAAHWRWFLLGMMISLSIAYVYLRYTTPQYKAATTILVKDEKKGGLSSELSAFADMGIGGAKNNLDNEIEILKSRTLVESTLRKMNLAVTLVSQGKIISSDLYKNAPIIVTFLNKKQDFEDRTAAFEFKATATNSFELQEEADNKMLLTSKKTFRYGESIPSKLGAFVINKSLVNPLSHGESATTIQIVITPLEKVVNSYRSRLTVNPLSKTSSVVELSISDPVLEKAEDFLNKLVKNYNEDAAADKNFISENTSRFIANRLALITEELDGVEQNVQDFKNSNRLTDIETEAKLFIEGSSEYDKKGVEADIQLNMIGSMLDFMKKSKKADLLPNNIISGEATELIGEYNKLVLDRNRILKSATESNPSVIKLDAQIESLKSNVSASLTRMKSNLQIQKRDLNGQEGLLNSKIGKIPVQERQFRVIARQQKVKEELYLYLLQKREETAIAMAATEAIARVVDEAKGSEVPVSPKKSIIYLAALLLGLLVPFGVIYVKDLLDTKIKSRLDLEGKTLIPFIGDVPSSDSPNELIRSESRTSSAEALRIIRTNLEFMLSRVPDGQAKTIFLTSTFPSEGKTFVSVNLAATFALSGKKVLLIGMDIRSPRLDDYLTIPDDGVTNYLSSKDLKVEDFIVKYDGFQHFDILPAGIVPPNPAELLMSQKVETMFENLKKKYDYIIVDTAPVALVTDTLLIANNADCFIYVARANVLEKRMLNIPNTLYKEHKLPNMCLLLNDTDSSKGYGYGYGYGMQVEQKAWYKRLLNMK, from the coding sequence ATGGAAAATAGTATTCAAACTGATAACACAGAACAAGATTTTAATATTAGAGCCATTGTAGATCAATATGCTGCGCATTGGAGGTGGTTTTTGTTGGGCATGATGATCAGTTTATCAATTGCATACGTTTATTTAAGATACACGACACCCCAATACAAAGCGGCCACTACCATATTAGTTAAAGATGAAAAAAAAGGCGGACTTTCTTCTGAGTTGTCAGCTTTTGCAGATATGGGAATTGGTGGAGCAAAAAATAATTTAGATAATGAAATTGAGATTTTAAAGTCACGCACCCTTGTAGAAAGTACGCTGAGGAAAATGAATCTTGCGGTTACCTTAGTGTCACAAGGAAAAATCATCAGCAGTGATTTGTATAAAAATGCACCCATCATTGTTACTTTTTTAAATAAGAAGCAAGATTTTGAAGATAGGACTGCTGCCTTTGAATTTAAGGCGACTGCAACCAATTCATTTGAATTACAAGAAGAAGCAGATAATAAAATGTTACTTACATCCAAAAAGACGTTCCGTTATGGAGAATCTATTCCTTCTAAGTTAGGTGCTTTTGTGATTAACAAATCACTGGTGAATCCGTTATCTCATGGAGAATCGGCCACTACGATTCAGATTGTCATTACACCTCTGGAGAAAGTAGTAAACAGCTACAGGTCTCGGTTGACTGTAAATCCGTTAAGCAAGACAAGTAGTGTAGTAGAGCTTTCTATCTCAGATCCAGTGTTGGAAAAAGCAGAGGATTTCTTAAATAAATTGGTTAAAAATTACAACGAAGACGCTGCAGCAGATAAAAATTTCATCTCAGAAAACACCTCTCGTTTTATTGCCAATCGTTTGGCGTTGATTACAGAAGAATTGGATGGAGTAGAGCAAAATGTTCAAGACTTCAAAAATTCTAATAGGTTGACGGATATTGAAACTGAAGCCAAGCTTTTTATAGAGGGATCTAGCGAGTACGATAAAAAAGGAGTTGAAGCCGATATACAGTTGAACATGATCGGTTCTATGCTTGATTTTATGAAAAAAAGCAAAAAGGCAGATTTGTTGCCAAACAATATTATCAGTGGTGAAGCTACGGAGTTGATTGGTGAATACAACAAATTGGTATTAGACCGCAATAGAATTTTAAAATCGGCTACAGAGTCGAATCCATCTGTTATTAAACTTGACGCGCAAATTGAGTCTTTAAAGTCTAATGTATCAGCTAGTTTGACTCGAATGAAGTCCAATTTACAAATCCAGAAAAGAGATTTGAACGGTCAAGAAGGATTGTTAAATAGTAAAATTGGTAAAATTCCGGTACAAGAACGACAGTTTCGCGTAATAGCGAGACAGCAAAAAGTGAAGGAAGAACTGTATTTGTACTTGTTGCAAAAACGTGAAGAAACGGCTATTGCCATGGCGGCCACAGAGGCTATTGCACGTGTTGTGGATGAGGCAAAAGGATCTGAAGTTCCTGTATCGCCTAAAAAGAGTATCATTTATTTGGCGGCTTTGTTGCTAGGACTCTTAGTTCCTTTTGGAGTGATATATGTCAAAGATTTGTTAGATACTAAAATTAAAAGTCGTTTGGATTTGGAAGGCAAAACATTGATTCCTTTTATTGGTGATGTTCCTTCCTCTGATTCTCCAAACGAGTTGATTCGTTCCGAAAGCAGAACGAGTAGTGCTGAAGCGTTGCGAATCATTAGAACTAACTTAGAGTTTATGCTGAGTCGTGTTCCTGATGGTCAAGCTAAAACCATATTTTTAACCTCGACTTTTCCATCAGAAGGAAAAACGTTTGTATCCGTAAATTTGGCAGCTACTTTTGCACTTTCTGGTAAAAAAGTGCTGTTGATAGGAATGGATATCAGAAGCCCGCGTTTGGACGATTATTTAACGATTCCAGATGACGGAGTAACAAACTATTTATCGTCTAAAGATTTAAAAGTAGAGGATTTTATTGTAAAGTATGATGGATTTCAACATTTTGATATTCTTCCTGCAGGTATCGTTCCGCCTAATCCAGCTGAACTATTAATGAGCCAAAAGGTAGAAACGATGTTTGAGAATCTTAAAAAGAAATACGATTATATCATTGTAGATACGGCTCCTGTAGCTTTGGTTACTGATACGTTGTTAATTGCTAATAATGCAGATTGTTTTATTTATGTAGCACGTGCGAATGTCTTAGAAAAAAGAATGTTGAACATTCCAAATACTTTATATAAAGAACATAAATTACCTAACATGTGTTTGTTGTTAAATGATACCGATTCGTCTAAAGGCTATGGTTACGGCTATGGATACGGTATGCAAGTAGAACAAAAAGCATGGTATAAAAGGCTGTTAAATATGAAGTAG
- a CDS encoding IS3 family transposase: MFGIDRQVYYRKTRRIASKQNKAKEVILMVNNIRKTMPRIGTRKLYYLLLDKLQLMKIGRDKFFDILRANQLLIHPKRSYHVTTNSHHRFNKHQNRILDLEINRPEQVWVSDITYIGKRDNPCYLSLVTDAYSKKIMGYYVADNMNTESSLKAFKMALKHRNNKNLPLIHHSDRGIQYCANDYQMQLNKNKILCSMTQNSDPYENAVAERINGILKQEFRIDKYNQKAEIMQKIVKEAIDIYNEIRPHYSNYMLTPNQMHHQNKIKMRTYKTKNSSKPELATV, translated from the coding sequence TTGTTCGGGATAGACAGACAGGTTTATTATCGAAAGACTAGAAGAATAGCATCCAAACAAAACAAAGCCAAAGAAGTGATTTTGATGGTGAATAATATCAGGAAGACAATGCCTAGAATAGGTACTCGAAAACTATATTATCTTTTGTTGGATAAACTTCAATTAATGAAAATTGGAAGAGATAAGTTCTTTGATATACTCAGAGCCAATCAATTATTGATACATCCTAAACGAAGTTATCATGTAACGACTAACTCACATCATCGATTTAATAAACATCAAAATCGAATTCTAGATTTAGAAATTAACAGACCAGAGCAAGTTTGGGTCTCTGATATAACCTATATAGGTAAAAGAGATAATCCTTGCTATTTAAGCTTAGTCACAGATGCTTATTCTAAAAAGATTATGGGATATTATGTTGCCGATAACATGAATACAGAAAGCAGTTTGAAGGCTTTTAAAATGGCTCTTAAACACAGAAACAACAAAAACTTACCATTGATACATCATTCAGACAGAGGGATTCAATATTGTGCTAATGACTACCAAATGCAACTTAATAAAAATAAAATTCTATGCAGTATGACACAAAACTCTGACCCTTATGAAAATGCAGTGGCAGAAAGGATCAATGGTATTTTAAAACAGGAATTTAGGATTGACAAATACAATCAAAAAGCAGAAATCATGCAAAAAATTGTAAAAGAAGCTATTGATATCTATAATGAAATCAGACCTCATTATTCTAATTACATGCTTACTCCAAATCAGATGCATCACCAAAACAAAATTAAAATGAGAACCTATAAAACAAAAAACAGTAGCAAACCAGAGCTTGCTACTGTCTAA
- a CDS encoding tyrosine-protein phosphatase, whose translation MFTFFKSKPLLRELIPQNHIDIHSHLLPGIDDGAQTFKDTLALTTALQNMGVTEFITTPHIIQHVWENTHEQIVKKQNETVSLLQENGITQPFKAAAEYLMDDQFVTLFKEKSLLTLKDNYVLVEMSYINAPIQLYSILFDLQVAGYIPVLAHPERYLFYHNNMKEYDKLIKAGCLFQLNLLSVVGYYGSGIAQIAEQLLQKGMYTYVGTDAHHAKHIAAFDQKILIKDSAPLKEAIANNQFFKQ comes from the coding sequence ATGTTTACATTTTTTAAATCGAAGCCTCTATTACGAGAGCTCATTCCGCAAAACCACATCGACATCCATTCGCATTTGCTTCCAGGTATTGACGATGGTGCCCAAACGTTCAAAGACACGCTTGCTCTAACCACTGCATTACAAAACATGGGGGTTACCGAGTTTATCACAACCCCTCACATTATACAACATGTTTGGGAAAACACTCACGAACAAATCGTAAAAAAACAAAACGAAACGGTGTCCTTATTACAGGAGAACGGCATCACGCAACCCTTTAAGGCTGCAGCAGAGTACCTGATGGACGACCAGTTTGTCACACTCTTTAAAGAAAAGTCTTTACTAACCTTGAAAGACAATTACGTGCTGGTAGAGATGTCTTACATCAATGCCCCTATTCAACTGTATAGTATTTTATTTGATTTACAGGTTGCTGGATACATTCCCGTTTTGGCACATCCTGAACGATATCTTTTCTATCACAATAATATGAAGGAATACGACAAACTTATTAAAGCAGGTTGTTTGTTTCAGCTTAATTTATTATCCGTTGTAGGCTATTATGGATCAGGTATTGCTCAAATTGCCGAACAATTACTTCAAAAAGGAATGTATACGTATGTGGGTACCGATGCGCATCACGCCAAACACATTGCTGCTTTTGATCAAAAAATCTTAATTAAAGACAGCGCACCTTTAAAAGAAGCAATTGCCAACAATCAATTTTTTAAACAATAA